The following coding sequences are from one Halobacteriovorax sp. JY17 window:
- a CDS encoding methyl-accepting chemotaxis protein, which translates to MNLKLRLILCFLAVGIIPFAISSYIAVDKSSEALVKEVHEKIKATKSLKVQQLENLFSRWYSNAYLLSSSRKLQDIFVQADESGWSSVKKYQSYFESLNLHSLFDDMAFVTNEGKIIGSINNQNIITSNMNQFEGTPLFKAWERAKTSDSDESVSYSSLEKYATYDNQYQSFLVVKFAKNSSARGRWEAGESIGTIILSLPNSEIDRVANSRIGMGDTGETYLVSKKENGETIYASNRVVKNGPIGDVKTGSTISKIFEEKEDFNVTKVGSTGVTEIAYASFFKFKDTELAMFSTQSQDEALTAVADFKKLIGMLSIIFCVSIFIIAAGIGNQISRPILAISNKLFNNAEDVSNASKKIAGSSSRLASATTEQAAGLQETVSSVDEISAMIDRNTEASNESKKASEESRQVAVDGKQTITEMIEAINDINESNSQITGEMSDSNKRIGDIVKLIKEIGEKTNVINDIVFQTKLLSFNASVEAARAGEHGKGFAVVAEEVGNLANMSGKAAEEISEMLEGSVKTVEDIISSTSHKVDGLITKGRSTVERGATLANKCGDALDRIVENVSRVNAQVTEIANASVEQSQGVQEINVAMKQLDEVTHMNNQISNEANEQADILEGQSQLLFEEVIKLMSVVNGKSKENSDSTSDISTSNKNHPDHLDMAV; encoded by the coding sequence ATGAATTTAAAACTTAGGTTAATCCTATGCTTTCTAGCCGTTGGAATAATTCCCTTCGCTATATCAAGTTATATTGCAGTAGATAAGAGTAGTGAAGCTCTTGTAAAAGAAGTTCATGAGAAAATTAAGGCGACTAAGAGCTTAAAAGTTCAGCAATTAGAAAATCTCTTTTCGAGATGGTATTCAAATGCTTACTTACTTTCCTCTTCAAGAAAATTACAAGATATTTTTGTTCAAGCAGACGAATCAGGTTGGTCCTCTGTTAAAAAATATCAATCTTATTTTGAAAGTCTTAATCTTCATTCACTCTTTGATGATATGGCCTTTGTGACAAATGAAGGAAAGATAATTGGATCAATCAACAATCAAAATATTATAACTTCAAATATGAATCAATTTGAAGGGACACCTCTCTTTAAAGCGTGGGAGAGAGCGAAGACAAGTGATTCAGATGAATCTGTTTCGTACTCCTCCCTTGAAAAGTATGCGACATATGATAATCAGTACCAATCATTTCTAGTTGTAAAGTTTGCAAAGAACTCCTCTGCAAGAGGTCGCTGGGAAGCTGGTGAAAGTATTGGAACAATTATTCTCTCTCTACCTAATTCTGAAATTGATAGAGTTGCAAATAGTCGAATTGGAATGGGAGATACAGGGGAGACCTACTTAGTTTCTAAGAAAGAAAATGGAGAAACGATTTATGCCTCTAATAGAGTTGTAAAGAATGGTCCAATTGGAGATGTAAAGACAGGTTCTACAATTTCTAAAATATTTGAAGAGAAAGAAGACTTTAATGTGACTAAAGTAGGATCAACAGGAGTTACTGAAATTGCATATGCCTCTTTCTTTAAGTTTAAAGATACTGAATTAGCAATGTTTTCAACACAATCCCAAGACGAAGCACTAACAGCCGTTGCTGACTTTAAGAAGCTTATTGGAATGCTATCAATAATCTTCTGTGTAAGTATTTTCATTATTGCCGCTGGAATTGGAAATCAAATTTCAAGACCAATACTAGCAATTAGTAATAAGCTCTTTAATAACGCTGAAGACGTCTCTAATGCTTCAAAGAAAATTGCAGGTTCTAGCTCAAGGCTTGCTTCTGCAACCACTGAGCAAGCTGCAGGTTTACAGGAGACAGTTTCTTCAGTTGATGAAATTAGTGCCATGATCGATCGAAATACTGAAGCTTCAAATGAATCGAAGAAGGCGTCAGAGGAAAGTCGACAAGTTGCTGTTGATGGAAAGCAGACTATTACTGAAATGATCGAGGCCATTAATGATATAAATGAAAGTAATTCTCAAATTACTGGAGAGATGAGTGATAGCAATAAGAGAATTGGTGATATTGTTAAACTCATTAAAGAAATTGGTGAAAAAACCAATGTAATCAACGATATCGTTTTTCAAACAAAACTTCTCTCTTTCAATGCTTCGGTTGAGGCCGCGAGAGCTGGAGAACATGGAAAGGGCTTTGCTGTGGTTGCAGAAGAAGTGGGAAATCTTGCTAATATGTCAGGTAAAGCAGCTGAAGAAATCTCAGAAATGCTAGAGGGAAGCGTGAAAACTGTTGAAGATATTATCTCTAGCACCTCTCATAAAGTAGATGGCCTTATCACTAAGGGAAGATCAACGGTAGAGAGGGGAGCAACCCTGGCGAATAAGTGTGGAGACGCGCTTGATAGAATTGTAGAAAATGTTTCAAGAGTGAACGCTCAGGTGACAGAAATTGCAAATGCTTCTGTGGAGCAGTCTCAAGGCGTTCAAGAGATAAATGTGGCCATGAAGCAATTAGATGAAGTGACTCATATGAATAATCAAATTTCAAACGAAGCAAATGAGCAGGCAGACATTCTCGAAGGACAGTCTCAGCTACTGTTTGAGGAAGTTATAAAACTTATGAGTGTTGTTAATGGTAAGAGTAAAGAAAACTCAGACTCTACTTCTGATATTTCAACTTCTAATAAAAATCATCCGGACCATCTCGATATGGCCGTATAG
- a CDS encoding M23 family metallopeptidase, with protein MKKIIYMLVLVITSCSTLKKESPLSQQEVESKSLKFPKALVSSINNGAVKKVQLIYPFQKIKAKLFCAGHEVALGSPKDGVANVYISSSRHKETGSFWCEYRFTINKIEKKVAVAKFNIIDSNYPLRTLTVAKKYAKLSDQAIERWKKETAHMDLVYAAAITDRALFTKPFVKPLNSKITAVYGSKRVFNDMKHSWHSGVDFRARPGTKIPAANRGRVVLARDHFFTGKTVIIDHGMGIMTMYCHLSEFKVGEGDIVPQRAIIALSGNTGRSSGPHLHWGVRVNDHWINGFSLLSEGI; from the coding sequence GTGAAGAAAATAATATATATGCTTGTCTTAGTCATTACTTCTTGTTCGACTTTAAAGAAAGAATCACCTCTTTCGCAGCAGGAAGTAGAATCGAAGAGTCTGAAGTTTCCTAAGGCCTTAGTTTCATCAATTAATAATGGCGCAGTCAAAAAAGTTCAGCTCATTTATCCATTTCAAAAAATTAAAGCAAAACTCTTCTGTGCTGGTCATGAGGTCGCACTTGGTTCTCCAAAAGATGGAGTGGCCAATGTCTATATTTCGTCTTCTAGACACAAGGAGACAGGTAGTTTTTGGTGTGAGTATAGGTTTACAATTAATAAAATAGAGAAGAAGGTGGCAGTTGCAAAATTTAATATTATAGATTCAAACTATCCCCTTAGAACTCTAACGGTAGCAAAGAAGTATGCGAAGCTTAGCGATCAAGCAATAGAGAGATGGAAGAAAGAGACTGCTCATATGGATCTCGTCTATGCCGCTGCGATAACTGATAGGGCCTTGTTCACTAAACCCTTTGTAAAACCACTTAACTCTAAAATAACCGCAGTATATGGATCGAAGAGAGTCTTTAATGATATGAAACACTCTTGGCATTCTGGAGTAGATTTTAGAGCAAGACCTGGAACAAAGATACCAGCAGCTAATAGAGGAAGAGTTGTACTCGCCAGAGATCACTTCTTTACAGGTAAAACTGTTATTATTGATCACGGAATGGGGATTATGACTATGTATTGTCACCTTAGTGAATTTAAAGTCGGGGAGGGCGATATCGTTCCTCAAAGAGCAATCATTGCGTTGTCTGGAAATACTGGAAGATCAAGTGGCCCACATCTTCATTGGGGTGTAAGAGTAAATGACCACTGGATAAATGGATTTTCCCTTCTTAGTGAAGGAATCTAA
- a CDS encoding DMT family transporter translates to MYKVYFSILGICAGLLVPFQAIINSKLSSELGHPLIAAFISFTGGFLVFLLLMLFGPVKFPPIAQLATVNPLLLSGGLLGSCFVFAAIIAVPKIGSTAWISLIIAGQLLMSLVLDHYGVLGLPIKAINIYRSLGVLMLFSGTYLIIKF, encoded by the coding sequence ATGTATAAAGTTTATTTTTCAATACTCGGAATTTGTGCAGGACTACTTGTGCCATTCCAGGCCATCATTAATTCCAAACTCTCATCAGAGCTAGGTCATCCCCTTATTGCTGCGTTTATTTCATTTACAGGGGGATTTCTTGTTTTTCTTCTACTGATGTTATTTGGCCCAGTAAAATTTCCACCAATTGCTCAATTGGCAACAGTTAATCCCCTGCTACTTTCCGGTGGCCTTCTAGGAAGCTGCTTTGTCTTTGCTGCTATTATTGCTGTTCCAAAGATTGGATCTACAGCGTGGATTTCTCTTATTATTGCAGGACAACTCTTAATGAGTTTAGTACTTGATCATTACGGCGTACTAGGGCTTCCAATCAAAGCAATAAATATTTATCGCTCACTTGGAGTTTTGATGCTTTTTTCTGGAACTTACCTCATTATAAAATTTTAA
- a CDS encoding DNA recombination protein RmuC has protein sequence MSINLLLLSLIIVALCFILKKLYFNSESINHRESLYEFKEQIVEKLNQDSLKKQQDLYEFKSDLFKQQQESMLGLHKIIESRLDSISNKVQENLEKGFEKSNATFQGVIERLAKIDEAQKKIESLSTNVVSLQDVLTDKKSRGIFGEVQLGNLLSTVFGERNEKVYKIQHLLSNGKIVDAALFLPEPIGLICVDSKFPLENYKRLVSTSNDEAQRAVFAKEFAKNVKKHIDDIANKYIITNETADQAILFLPAEAIFAEIHAYHSEIVDYANQKKIWLSSPTTFLATLTTVQSVLLNLERNKYMSVMHEEINKLGDEFNRYEERWNKLAKHLGTVSKDVDDIHITTGKISGRFQKIMTVDIENSEFLAQKD, from the coding sequence ATGTCTATCAATCTACTACTTCTCTCACTAATAATTGTTGCTCTATGCTTTATTTTAAAGAAGCTTTACTTTAATTCAGAGTCTATTAACCATAGAGAGAGTCTTTATGAGTTTAAAGAACAGATTGTTGAAAAACTCAATCAGGACTCCTTAAAGAAACAACAAGATCTCTACGAATTTAAAAGTGACCTCTTTAAGCAGCAACAAGAAAGCATGCTAGGACTACACAAGATTATAGAGTCTAGACTTGATTCTATTTCAAATAAGGTTCAAGAAAACCTAGAGAAAGGATTTGAAAAATCAAATGCAACTTTTCAAGGTGTGATTGAAAGGCTTGCTAAGATTGATGAAGCTCAAAAGAAGATTGAATCTCTTTCTACAAATGTTGTTTCCTTGCAAGATGTTCTCACAGACAAGAAGAGTAGAGGTATTTTTGGAGAAGTACAGCTTGGAAATTTATTGAGCACTGTTTTTGGAGAGAGAAACGAAAAAGTTTATAAAATACAGCATTTATTAAGTAATGGTAAAATTGTTGATGCGGCCCTTTTCCTTCCCGAACCAATTGGATTGATTTGTGTGGACTCGAAGTTTCCACTTGAGAATTATAAGAGGTTAGTTAGCACTTCAAATGATGAAGCCCAGCGAGCAGTCTTTGCAAAAGAGTTTGCGAAGAATGTAAAAAAGCATATTGATGATATTGCCAATAAATACATTATCACTAATGAAACTGCTGATCAGGCAATTCTCTTTCTTCCCGCTGAAGCAATCTTTGCAGAGATTCATGCCTATCACTCAGAAATTGTCGACTACGCCAATCAGAAGAAGATTTGGTTATCTTCTCCAACGACTTTTCTCGCGACGCTTACCACGGTTCAAAGTGTCCTTCTAAACCTCGAGAGGAATAAGTATATGTCTGTTATGCATGAAGAGATAAATAAGCTCGGTGATGAATTTAATCGCTACGAAGAGAGATGGAATAAGCTTGCAAAGCATCTTGGAACAGTGAGTAAAGATGTTGATGACATCCATATAACGACGGGAAAAATTAGCGGTCGCTTTCAGAAGATCATGACCGTAGACATCGAGAATAGTGAGTTTTTGGCCCAGAAGGACTAG
- a CDS encoding response regulator: MTKTNRDSPQILVVDDDINIRNSLADLLATNGYIVVQAADGLEATLKMKNQNFNLIITDLNMPKKDGIKLTNEIISSGGPPVLLMTGELDNYEIKLKSLKNVMLLPKPFNPKILPALVAKILSSK, encoded by the coding sequence ATGACTAAGACCAATAGAGATTCACCACAAATACTGGTAGTTGATGATGATATTAATATTAGAAACTCGCTAGCAGATCTTCTCGCTACCAATGGCTATATTGTTGTCCAAGCTGCTGATGGACTTGAAGCGACACTAAAAATGAAGAATCAAAATTTCAATTTAATAATTACTGATTTAAATATGCCGAAAAAAGATGGAATCAAGCTTACCAATGAAATCATTTCATCTGGCGGGCCTCCAGTGCTTTTGATGACAGGAGAGCTTGATAATTATGAAATAAAGCTTAAGAGCCTCAAGAATGTCATGTTACTTCCAAAGCCTTTTAACCCCAAGATACTCCCCGCCTTGGTGGCAAAAATATTAAGTTCAAAGTAG
- a CDS encoding 50S ribosomal protein L25, with protein MYELLKAEWREEPVKSLRKEGYVPGVVYGKGMESVNFKVPSIAINKFLHHSGKVFEVEVAGRGKHLVSLDNVQWDHMGDRMLHVSFHKISANEKTTVTLPIHFEGEAAGKKEGGMVQHVLHEVEVTGLPGDMPEFISVDISTLGIHGHFALKDIPCPKGLTWAQGEETNVVSCHPPKVEVVAEETTDVTAEVVAEVESEDQEAA; from the coding sequence GTGTACGAATTACTAAAAGCTGAATGGAGAGAAGAACCTGTAAAATCTTTAAGAAAAGAAGGTTATGTTCCAGGTGTAGTATATGGAAAAGGAATGGAGTCAGTGAACTTTAAAGTTCCATCTATTGCTATCAATAAGTTCCTACATCATTCAGGAAAAGTTTTTGAAGTAGAAGTTGCAGGAAGAGGGAAGCATCTTGTTTCACTTGATAATGTTCAATGGGATCATATGGGAGATAGAATGCTTCACGTATCTTTCCACAAAATTTCTGCTAATGAGAAAACTACAGTAACATTACCAATTCATTTTGAAGGTGAAGCTGCAGGTAAGAAAGAAGGTGGAATGGTTCAACACGTATTACACGAAGTTGAAGTAACTGGTCTTCCAGGTGATATGCCAGAATTTATTTCTGTAGATATTTCTACTCTAGGTATTCACGGACATTTTGCTCTTAAAGATATTCCTTGTCCAAAGGGACTTACATGGGCACAAGGTGAGGAAACAAACGTAGTTTCTTGTCACCCTCCAAAAGTAGAAGTAGTTGCTGAAGAAACTACTGATGTAACAGCTGAGGTTGTTGCAGAAGTTGAGTCGGAAGATCAAGAAGCCGCTTAA
- a CDS encoding Mpo1-like protein: MKTIDEWLSEYGESHRNKTNQVIHKVCVPAIEFSLLGILWLIPTPSSFWSIPYLNWATLFCAFALLFYLSLKSARYFIGSVLMLIPMLVVINYLRVNFGGIIIYGFVGLFIISWVGQFIGHRIEGKKPSFLKDLFFLLIGPLWVLRSLYRKIGIKTT; encoded by the coding sequence ATGAAGACAATAGATGAGTGGTTGAGTGAATACGGCGAGAGCCATAGAAATAAAACGAATCAGGTCATTCACAAAGTCTGTGTTCCCGCTATAGAGTTTTCACTACTCGGTATCCTATGGTTAATACCAACACCATCATCTTTTTGGAGTATTCCTTACTTGAATTGGGCCACTCTCTTTTGTGCTTTTGCTCTATTATTCTATTTATCATTAAAAAGTGCACGCTACTTTATAGGCTCTGTTCTAATGCTTATTCCAATGCTCGTGGTGATTAATTATCTTCGAGTAAACTTTGGTGGAATAATTATTTACGGCTTTGTTGGACTCTTTATTATTTCCTGGGTGGGGCAGTTTATAGGCCATAGAATTGAAGGGAAGAAGCCCTCTTTTTTAAAGGACCTATTCTTTCTTTTAATAGGTCCTCTGTGGGTATTAAGATCTCTCTACCGAAAAATAGGAATTAAGACCACTTAA